A region of Ochrobactrum quorumnocens DNA encodes the following proteins:
- a CDS encoding transcriptional regulator, whose product MADFVAVLKKTIDAQADKSPELRQRVYAKARATIEQKLVTANASQVVAVRQRKILEDAIEEVEAFYAPPASTPVVEEPQTDPLEDFLHESTRSTRMSSYDDEAPVSTERRYSDGDVDSDAAAAPVHSRSNDDWAVERDRDGSDDKAYARRGEYADQDVRKEKRSFKGLIIGLIAVLALGGVGYGVWANKDKLQELASSLGRSDAPASGDTGTTQPPAEETPPAGQTAGNEQPPSEQTPATPEEQKMTQRLMPDGSETDEGPAGGQAGVGEGKSTAASTPTPEQTNTQNQPQSQQAVAVGQQALLYEERGGTETGSVERGNVVWSEIEESPSEGEPAAPAIRASVTMPDSKVELKMTIRKNTDQSIPASHLIEMVFTVPDNFVGGVVDNVQRITFKDTEQAAGNPLIAVPSKIADNFFIIWLNDAKTAQDTNLSLMRRLQWIDIPVSYRNGRRALISLEKGVPGEKVFNDVLGVN is encoded by the coding sequence ATGGCGGATTTTGTAGCGGTTCTGAAAAAGACAATCGATGCGCAGGCAGACAAATCGCCTGAACTGCGCCAGCGTGTCTATGCAAAGGCGCGTGCGACGATTGAACAGAAGCTTGTGACTGCGAATGCCTCGCAAGTTGTGGCTGTCCGCCAGCGCAAGATTCTCGAAGACGCTATTGAAGAAGTTGAAGCTTTTTACGCCCCGCCGGCATCGACGCCTGTGGTTGAAGAACCGCAGACGGATCCGCTGGAAGACTTTCTGCACGAATCAACCCGTTCGACACGAATGTCGTCCTATGATGATGAAGCTCCGGTTTCGACCGAGCGTCGTTATTCCGACGGCGATGTCGATAGTGATGCTGCTGCCGCGCCGGTTCATTCTCGTAGCAATGATGACTGGGCCGTTGAGCGCGATAGGGACGGTTCTGATGACAAGGCGTATGCCCGCCGCGGGGAATATGCAGATCAGGACGTTCGGAAAGAAAAGCGCTCGTTCAAGGGTTTGATCATCGGCCTTATTGCCGTCCTCGCTCTTGGTGGCGTGGGTTATGGCGTTTGGGCAAACAAGGACAAGCTGCAGGAACTGGCATCAAGCCTTGGCCGCAGCGATGCGCCTGCCAGCGGTGATACGGGTACAACGCAACCACCTGCAGAAGAGACGCCGCCAGCCGGACAGACCGCCGGTAATGAGCAGCCGCCGAGCGAACAGACGCCAGCAACACCTGAAGAACAGAAGATGACGCAGCGTCTCATGCCAGATGGCAGTGAGACCGATGAAGGCCCGGCGGGTGGTCAGGCTGGCGTTGGCGAAGGCAAATCAACAGCCGCTTCGACACCAACGCCTGAGCAGACCAACACCCAGAATCAGCCGCAGTCTCAGCAGGCCGTAGCCGTTGGCCAGCAGGCGCTTCTCTATGAAGAGCGCGGCGGTACGGAAACCGGATCGGTTGAGCGTGGCAACGTCGTCTGGTCCGAGATTGAAGAAAGCCCAAGCGAGGGCGAACCGGCAGCGCCAGCTATTCGTGCAAGCGTGACGATGCCTGACAGCAAGGTTGAGCTGAAGATGACGATCCGCAAGAATACGGATCAATCGATTCCTGCCAGCCATCTGATTGAAATGGTCTTCACCGTGCCTGATAATTTCGTTGGCGGTGTCGTCGATAATGTTCAGCGTATTACGTTCAAGGATACCGAGCAGGCAGCGGGCAACCCGTTGATCGCTGTACCATCCAAGATCGCGGATAATTTCTTCATCATCTGGCTTAATGATGCAAAGACCGCGCAAGATACCAATCTTTCGCTGATGCGTCGTCTGCAGTGGATCGATATTCCGGTTTCCTACCGCAATGGTCGCCGTGCGCTGATCAGTCTTGAAAAAGGAGTTCCCGGCGAGAAGGTCTTTAATGACGTTCTCGGCGTGAACTAA
- a CDS encoding RluA family pseudouridine synthase encodes MTPVHAPAWARDNEGKRQLKELIADLDAAGKRLDQWLAAALGPELSRSRVQSLIAEGHVTLDGIPASGAKQKLREGMKIAIVLPEPEPADPQGENIPLDILYEDDDLIVINKPAGLVVHPGNGNWTGTLVNALIYHCGDSLSGIGGIRRPGIVHRLDKDTSGVMVVAKNDRSHRHLSEQFADHGRTGDLERAYLALVWGMTERPQGVIDAHLGRSHRDRTKQAVVKEEREDARHAVTHYSTIEKFAPQEDATSLASLVECRLETGRTHQIRVHMAHIGHPLVGDMDYGSAYKTKANKLPEPLKNAVHGFHRQALHAWLLAFTHPATEELMRFEAAMPEDMKHLLESFRSHSI; translated from the coding sequence ATGACTCCGGTTCATGCACCCGCGTGGGCGCGTGATAACGAAGGGAAGAGACAATTGAAAGAACTAATTGCCGACCTAGATGCTGCAGGCAAAAGATTAGACCAGTGGCTGGCCGCAGCATTGGGGCCGGAACTCTCCCGCAGTCGCGTCCAGTCCCTGATTGCTGAGGGTCATGTGACCCTCGATGGTATTCCCGCCAGCGGTGCCAAGCAAAAGCTGCGCGAAGGCATGAAGATTGCCATCGTGCTGCCTGAGCCTGAACCTGCCGATCCGCAAGGCGAGAACATCCCGCTGGATATTCTCTATGAAGACGATGATCTCATCGTCATCAACAAGCCCGCAGGCCTTGTTGTCCATCCGGGGAACGGCAATTGGACGGGAACGCTTGTTAATGCCCTCATATATCATTGTGGCGATAGCTTGTCCGGTATCGGTGGAATCCGCCGTCCCGGCATCGTTCATCGTCTGGACAAGGATACAAGTGGCGTTATGGTTGTTGCCAAGAATGACCGTTCCCATCGCCATTTGAGCGAACAGTTTGCCGATCACGGTCGCACCGGCGATCTGGAACGCGCTTATCTTGCACTCGTCTGGGGCATGACTGAGCGCCCGCAAGGTGTGATTGATGCCCATCTTGGCCGCTCGCATCGCGATCGCACCAAACAGGCCGTCGTGAAAGAAGAGCGCGAAGATGCGCGCCACGCGGTCACCCATTATTCGACGATTGAGAAGTTTGCACCACAGGAAGATGCAACCTCGCTTGCTTCGTTGGTCGAGTGCCGTCTCGAAACGGGTCGCACGCATCAGATCCGTGTTCACATGGCCCATATCGGCCATCCGCTTGTCGGCGACATGGACTATGGCAGTGCCTATAAAACCAAAGCCAACAAGCTGCCAGAACCGCTCAAGAATGCCGTACACGGCTTCCACCGCCAAGCGCTGCATGCATGGCTTCTCGCTTTCACGCATCCCGCAACAGAAGAGCTAATGCGCTTTGAAGCAGCGATGCCGGAAGATATGAAACACCTTTTGGAAAGTTTCCGCAGCCACTCTATATAA
- a CDS encoding lysozyme inhibitor LprI family protein produces the protein MRHTKYSAVFCAALGMYAFPLVPALAQAGFDCGKASTATEKAICSKEEIAEADRAMSIAYSALIERADPALKEALRVDQGDFIRLRTQAFESNLSNQESKLQGLLDRTEMRAEFLNWISVTSNSSFEGNWRNEWGLVELEKNTSGQLSVKINVADQANGSWVCNFEGVLEQKTPGEAEFKGGSGPLVLQLEGATLKIPTQFCDESTSGGFGTAAGTYFRVGAP, from the coding sequence ATGCGTCATACGAAATACTCCGCTGTCTTCTGCGCCGCTTTAGGAATGTACGCATTCCCCCTTGTTCCAGCATTGGCCCAAGCAGGGTTTGACTGCGGAAAAGCTTCGACTGCAACGGAAAAGGCGATTTGTTCTAAGGAAGAGATTGCCGAGGCAGACCGTGCTATGTCGATTGCGTATTCTGCACTGATTGAAAGAGCCGATCCTGCATTGAAGGAAGCACTTCGTGTGGATCAGGGCGACTTCATTCGGTTGCGCACTCAGGCGTTTGAAAGCAATTTATCTAATCAAGAAAGCAAACTGCAAGGTTTGCTGGACCGGACAGAAATGCGCGCAGAGTTCCTCAACTGGATATCGGTCACCAGCAACTCATCCTTTGAAGGCAACTGGCGCAACGAATGGGGCCTCGTAGAGCTGGAAAAAAATACATCAGGCCAGCTGTCGGTGAAAATCAACGTTGCCGATCAGGCGAATGGGAGCTGGGTGTGCAACTTCGAGGGTGTGCTTGAGCAGAAAACACCGGGTGAGGCAGAGTTTAAGGGCGGGTCCGGACCCCTTGTGCTTCAGTTGGAAGGAGCAACCTTGAAAATTCCTACACAATTTTGCGATGAGTCTACTTCCGGTGGCTTTGGCACTGCGGCCGGCACCTATTTTCGCGTTGGTGCACCATAA
- a CDS encoding adenylosuccinate synthase, with product MANVVVVGSQWGDEGKGKIVDWLSERADVIVRYQGGHNAGHTLVIDGVSYKLSLLPSGLVRGKLSVIGNGVVVDPHHFVMEVEKLRGQGIEITPDVLRIAENAPLILSIHRELDAMREGATEGLKIGTTKRGIGPAYEDKVGRRAIRVIDLTEPETLEPKVERLLTHHNLLRRGMGLEEISVKTILEELTSVADKILPYIDQVWRVLDERRKAGARILFEGAQGALLDNDHGTYPFVTSSNTVAGQAAAGSGLGPTAIGYVLGITKAYTTRVGEGPFPTELNDEIGEFLGTKGHEFGVVTGRKRRCGWFDAVIVRQTVRTSGITGIALTKLDVLDGLEEIKICVAYELDGKRIDYLPSSMGAQARVKPIYETLPGWSETTAGARSWNDLPAQAVKYVRHIEELIGAPVAMLSTSPEREDTILVTDPFQD from the coding sequence ATGGCGAATGTAGTTGTCGTCGGGTCGCAATGGGGCGATGAGGGCAAGGGAAAGATCGTGGACTGGTTGTCCGAGCGCGCCGATGTGATTGTGCGCTATCAGGGCGGTCATAACGCGGGTCATACGCTTGTCATCGATGGCGTCAGCTACAAGCTTTCGCTTCTGCCATCCGGCCTTGTGCGCGGCAAGCTGAGCGTGATCGGCAATGGTGTTGTGGTTGATCCGCATCATTTTGTCATGGAAGTTGAGAAACTGCGCGGTCAGGGCATCGAAATCACGCCGGACGTGCTGCGCATTGCGGAAAACGCTCCGCTGATTCTCTCCATTCATCGCGAACTTGACGCTATGCGCGAAGGCGCTACTGAAGGCCTCAAGATCGGCACGACCAAGCGAGGTATTGGCCCTGCTTACGAAGACAAGGTTGGCCGTCGTGCAATCCGCGTTATCGACCTGACTGAGCCGGAAACACTGGAGCCAAAGGTTGAGCGTCTGCTCACCCATCACAACCTGCTGCGTCGCGGCATGGGTCTTGAAGAAATCTCGGTTAAGACCATTCTTGAAGAGCTGACTTCGGTTGCCGACAAGATCCTGCCTTACATTGATCAGGTCTGGCGCGTTCTCGATGAACGCCGTAAGGCTGGCGCTCGCATTCTTTTCGAAGGTGCGCAGGGTGCATTGCTCGATAACGACCACGGCACCTATCCGTTCGTCACCTCGTCCAATACGGTTGCCGGTCAGGCAGCTGCCGGTTCGGGTCTTGGTCCGACAGCAATCGGTTATGTTCTCGGCATTACCAAGGCGTACACCACCCGTGTTGGCGAAGGTCCGTTCCCGACCGAACTCAACGATGAAATCGGCGAATTCCTTGGCACCAAGGGCCATGAATTTGGTGTGGTGACGGGTCGTAAGCGTCGTTGCGGCTGGTTCGATGCGGTTATCGTTCGCCAGACGGTTCGCACGTCCGGCATTACCGGCATTGCACTGACCAAGCTCGACGTTCTCGACGGTCTTGAAGAAATCAAGATTTGCGTGGCCTATGAGCTTGATGGCAAGCGCATCGACTATCTCCCATCCTCAATGGGTGCGCAGGCTCGCGTGAAGCCGATCTATGAAACGCTGCCGGGCTGGTCGGAAACGACAGCTGGTGCGCGTTCGTGGAATGATCTTCCGGCACAGGCTGTCAAATATGTTCGCCACATCGAAGAGCTGATCGGTGCTCCGGTTGCAATGCTTTCGACGAGCCCTGAACGTGAAGACACGATCCTCGTAACCGATCCATTCCAGGATTGA
- a CDS encoding PAS domain-containing sensor histidine kinase, giving the protein MTASNPTLKETEPDASRLRALLRAVRNSNVCVLYQTPDLLYSWGENIPTYWQEKWKAGGKDCDFIFSTSMSRLDHAKQTALETGTAQNVELAINDGDKLRWIEFHIDCDRDSDGTVLGLVTTALEISELKRREQVLKTLLREVSHRSKNLLAIVQSIASQTARFTDSVDDFLLKFRGRIQSLSYSQDLVTDSNWHGALFLDLVRSQIEKYIDINDERLIIESDNPYLFPGAALHVGLALHELIINATSFGGLSIPYGRVIISAKIHRTEKGDEELVFHWEETNPSMPEVYQHDPRFGSAVLQRIVPSAVGGHAEYRVDGAGAVYSLTVPAEQFDS; this is encoded by the coding sequence ATGACAGCATCAAACCCAACTCTCAAAGAAACAGAGCCGGATGCTTCACGTTTGCGCGCATTGTTGCGAGCCGTGCGGAACAGCAATGTTTGCGTTCTCTATCAAACACCCGACCTCCTTTACTCATGGGGCGAAAACATCCCCACTTACTGGCAGGAAAAATGGAAAGCGGGCGGCAAGGATTGCGATTTTATCTTCTCCACATCCATGTCGCGGCTTGATCATGCAAAACAGACAGCACTCGAAACTGGCACGGCACAGAATGTCGAGTTGGCTATCAACGACGGCGATAAACTTCGCTGGATAGAGTTTCACATTGATTGCGATCGCGATTCCGATGGAACCGTATTGGGGCTGGTCACCACGGCTCTTGAAATCAGCGAGCTGAAACGCCGCGAACAAGTGTTGAAAACATTGTTGCGCGAGGTCAGCCACCGCTCAAAGAATTTGCTCGCCATTGTTCAGAGCATTGCCAGCCAAACGGCTCGCTTCACTGATTCTGTCGATGACTTTCTTCTAAAATTTCGCGGTCGTATCCAGTCCCTCTCCTATTCTCAGGATCTGGTGACCGATTCCAATTGGCACGGCGCATTGTTTCTCGATCTCGTCCGCTCACAGATTGAAAAATATATCGACATTAACGATGAGCGCCTGATCATCGAAAGCGACAATCCTTATCTTTTCCCAGGTGCTGCATTGCATGTCGGCCTTGCTCTGCATGAGCTGATTATCAACGCGACATCTTTTGGCGGGCTTTCGATCCCTTATGGACGCGTTATCATCTCCGCAAAAATCCACCGTACGGAAAAAGGTGACGAGGAGCTGGTTTTTCATTGGGAAGAAACCAACCCGTCTATGCCCGAAGTCTATCAACACGATCCGCGCTTTGGCAGCGCCGTTCTACAACGCATTGTTCCCTCAGCTGTGGGTGGACATGCTGAATACCGCGTGGATGGCGCAGGCGCTGTCTATTCTCTTACGGTTCCGGCAGAACAATTCGATTCTTAG
- a CDS encoding Fur family transcriptional regulator — MSESYKKPDYEQELRQAGVRITRPRRIILNILTETEDHPDALEIFRRAVEIDNSISLSTVYRTMKLLEELGAIHRHAFAGGPSRFEQASGAHHDHIIDMDSGDVVEFRSDKIEKLQEEIARSLGYEIVHHRLELYCKKIKS, encoded by the coding sequence ATGAGTGAATCGTATAAGAAACCCGATTATGAGCAGGAGTTGAGGCAGGCTGGTGTCCGCATTACGCGGCCGCGCCGCATCATCCTGAACATATTGACTGAGACGGAAGATCACCCGGACGCGCTGGAGATTTTCCGGCGTGCGGTCGAGATCGACAATAGCATTTCGCTATCCACCGTTTACCGGACTATGAAACTGCTCGAAGAGCTAGGTGCGATCCACCGCCACGCCTTTGCTGGTGGACCGTCCCGGTTCGAACAGGCGAGTGGCGCACATCATGACCATATTATTGATATGGATAGTGGCGATGTGGTCGAATTCCGCTCTGACAAAATCGAAAAATTGCAGGAAGAGATTGCGCGTTCGCTCGGATATGAGATCGTTCATCACCGTCTCGAACTTTATTGCAAAAAAATAAAATCCTGA
- the rpoH gene encoding RNA polymerase sigma factor RpoH, translating into MAQVNLPSITSGDGGLTRYLEEIRRFPMLQPQEEYMLAKRYHEHTDAKAAHKLVTSHLRLVAKIAMGYRGYGLPIGEVISEGNVGLMQAVKRFEPERGFRLATYAMWWIKASIQEYILRSWSLVKMGTTANQKRLFFNLRKMKSKIQALDDGDLNPDQVKQIATKLQVSEEEVVSMNRRLSGDASLNAPLRASEGESGEWQDWLVDDSSSQEQVLIEQDELESRRSLLEQAMDTLNDRERRIFQARRLSEDPMTLEDLSGEFGISRERVRQIEVRAFEKVQAAVKAAAFKQQKALNHVEEAHA; encoded by the coding sequence ATGGCCCAGGTTAATCTCCCCAGCATTACATCCGGTGACGGTGGTCTTACCCGCTATCTTGAAGAAATTCGTCGTTTCCCAATGCTTCAGCCGCAGGAAGAATACATGCTGGCTAAGCGTTATCATGAACATACTGATGCGAAAGCAGCTCATAAGCTGGTGACCAGCCATCTTCGCCTGGTTGCGAAGATTGCAATGGGCTATCGCGGCTATGGCCTGCCGATCGGTGAAGTTATCTCCGAAGGCAATGTCGGCCTGATGCAGGCAGTCAAGCGCTTTGAACCAGAACGCGGCTTCCGTCTTGCTACTTATGCAATGTGGTGGATCAAGGCGTCGATCCAGGAATATATCCTGCGCTCGTGGAGCCTTGTGAAGATGGGCACGACTGCCAATCAAAAGCGTCTGTTCTTCAATCTGCGCAAGATGAAGAGCAAAATTCAGGCGCTTGATGACGGCGATCTCAACCCGGATCAGGTCAAGCAGATTGCAACCAAGTTGCAAGTCAGCGAAGAAGAAGTCGTTTCCATGAACCGTCGTCTGTCCGGCGATGCTTCGCTCAATGCGCCTCTGCGCGCGAGTGAAGGGGAATCGGGCGAATGGCAGGATTGGCTGGTCGATGACAGCAGCAGCCAGGAACAGGTTCTGATTGAACAGGACGAGCTGGAAAGCCGCCGTTCACTGCTCGAACAGGCCATGGACACGCTTAATGATCGCGAACGTCGCATTTTTCAGGCTCGTCGCCTTTCAGAAGACCCAATGACCCTGGAAGACCTTTCCGGTGAGTTTGGCATCAGCCGCGAACGCGTGCGTCAGATTGAAGTGCGCGCCTTTGAAAAAGTACAGGCCGCCGTCAAGGCCGCAGCTTTCAAACAGCAGAAGGCGTTGAACCATGTCGAGGAAGCTCACGCCTAA
- a CDS encoding inorganic diphosphatase encodes MKKLLLAAALALTAATAVSASEYVSYLDYPQKEQDGKEFFTAIEIPQGSFTKYEIDDKTGHIVVDRYQSMPVIYPANYGSITSTLAGDGDPLDALVYTREPIVPGAIIKVRPIGVLKMIDGGETDDKIVAVPTSKIDPTYDNIKELSDLPKIEQQRLEAFFRVYKQLPEGRKVVELGGFDSAETAANEVAKAIKAFAEKK; translated from the coding sequence ATGAAAAAGCTCCTGCTCGCTGCAGCTCTCGCTCTCACCGCTGCGACCGCCGTATCTGCGTCTGAATATGTCTCTTATCTCGACTATCCTCAGAAAGAACAGGACGGGAAAGAGTTCTTCACTGCCATCGAAATTCCTCAGGGCAGCTTCACCAAATATGAAATTGACGACAAGACCGGTCACATCGTTGTTGATCGTTATCAGTCGATGCCTGTGATTTATCCGGCCAATTACGGTTCGATCACCAGCACGCTCGCTGGCGATGGTGATCCGCTTGATGCCCTCGTCTACACCCGTGAACCTATCGTTCCAGGCGCAATTATCAAGGTCCGCCCAATCGGCGTTCTGAAGATGATCGACGGTGGCGAAACCGACGATAAGATCGTGGCTGTTCCAACCTCCAAAATCGATCCAACCTACGACAACATCAAGGAGCTCTCGGATCTGCCAAAGATTGAGCAACAGCGCCTTGAAGCATTCTTCCGCGTTTACAAGCAGCTTCCAGAAGGCCGTAAGGTTGTAGAACTGGGTGGCTTTGACAGTGCTGAAACTGCAGCAAACGAAGTAGCCAAGGCAATCAAGGCTTTCGCAGAAAAGAAATAA